A portion of the Adhaeribacter radiodurans genome contains these proteins:
- a CDS encoding glycosyltransferase family 87 protein has product MKPNSILKASILLFVSAITYVGLGYYTERSNFIQLIFLFALSFAAYILLLQQRLSLKLIIPAAIFLRLVLMFSWPSLSDDYFRFIWDGRLRVAGENPFLHLPSYYQTLPTPIPGINLELFKHLNSPHYYSVYPPVSQFVFAFSAWIAPESNWGMVLSMRFIILMAEAASIVFLIKLLQHYHIPVSRVAWYAFNPLVIVELTGNLHFEALLICGLLGSIYLLKRHKLLLSGAILGLAIGVKMIPLIFMPFLLAHLGWKKFLVFASATGFTLCLLFLPFLSQALFQNIGQSLNLYFQKFEFNASVYYVFRWLGSLVLGYNTIGVLGPFLSLATFVTIMAAAYQNRNRFNQNLLTYFLLALSIYLFLATTVHPWYLTTLVALSVFTPFRYALVWSGIAVFSYAAYQTQLYQENLYVIALEYIVVYGWLIWEIVKNRKLITSSIH; this is encoded by the coding sequence ATGAAGCCTAATTCAATCTTGAAAGCTAGTATATTGTTGTTCGTATCGGCAATAACATATGTTGGGTTGGGCTACTATACCGAGCGATCCAATTTTATTCAATTAATTTTTCTTTTTGCCCTGAGCTTTGCGGCCTACATACTTTTATTGCAACAGCGTTTATCTTTAAAACTTATAATTCCGGCAGCAATATTTCTTCGGCTTGTGTTAATGTTTTCATGGCCAAGTTTGTCCGATGATTATTTCCGGTTTATTTGGGACGGACGGTTAAGGGTGGCCGGCGAAAACCCGTTCTTACATTTACCTTCCTATTACCAAACCCTTCCAACGCCAATACCCGGCATCAATCTAGAATTATTTAAACACCTTAACTCCCCGCATTACTATTCTGTTTACCCGCCTGTTAGCCAATTTGTATTTGCCTTTAGCGCCTGGATAGCACCGGAAAGTAATTGGGGAATGGTGCTAAGTATGCGGTTTATTATTTTAATGGCCGAAGCAGCCTCTATTGTTTTCCTAATTAAGCTTTTACAACACTACCATATACCGGTTAGTCGGGTGGCCTGGTACGCTTTTAATCCTTTAGTAATAGTAGAACTAACCGGTAACCTTCACTTCGAAGCACTGCTTATTTGCGGCTTGTTGGGCAGTATCTATTTACTAAAGCGGCACAAACTTCTTTTATCCGGAGCCATTTTGGGGTTAGCCATAGGAGTAAAAATGATACCCTTAATTTTTATGCCTTTTCTATTAGCACATTTGGGTTGGAAGAAATTTTTAGTATTTGCCAGCGCAACCGGATTTACTTTATGCTTATTATTCTTGCCTTTTTTATCGCAAGCATTATTTCAGAATATTGGGCAAAGCCTTAATTTATACTTCCAGAAATTTGAATTTAATGCCAGCGTATATTACGTTTTTCGTTGGCTTGGTTCCCTTGTATTGGGGTATAATACCATTGGGGTTCTAGGCCCGTTTCTATCTTTAGCTACTTTCGTTACTATAATGGCGGCAGCTTACCAGAACCGTAATAGGTTCAATCAAAATTTACTTACCTACTTCCTCCTGGCACTAAGTATTTACCTGTTTTTGGCTACTACTGTACATCCGTGGTATTTAACCACCTTGGTTGCCCTTAGTGTTTTTACGCCTTTCCGGTATGCCCTGGTTTGGTCAGGAATAGCTGTATTCTCCTATGCAGCTTATCAAACTCAACTTTACCAAGAAAATTTATATGTAATTGCCCTGGAATATATTGTGGTTTATGGTTGGTTAATCTGGGAAATAGTAAAAAACCGGAAGCTTATTACTTCATCCATTCATTAA
- a CDS encoding DUF2461 domain-containing protein — protein MNTHFKPETLQYITDLKNNNDRNWFQENKERYDLARQDFLLFVGEWIKGVAAFDESVTDQKASEIVFRIYRDVRFSNDKRPYKDHFGAYLAPGGRKSVYPGYYFHFSSGNQSFIGGGLWMPPAPHLKAVRQEIDYNFQEFSEIVHSPEFTKSFGQELAGEKLKSSPKGYDATNPALDYLKYKSWVATHSLTDEQLLQPDLLKNCLGIAKALMPLKDFLLRPMLEISSDSERG, from the coding sequence ATGAACACGCATTTTAAACCCGAGACTCTACAGTATATTACCGACCTCAAAAATAATAATGATCGAAATTGGTTTCAGGAAAATAAAGAGCGTTATGACTTGGCCCGACAGGATTTTTTACTGTTTGTAGGCGAATGGATAAAAGGAGTAGCTGCTTTCGACGAAAGTGTTACGGACCAAAAAGCAAGTGAAATTGTTTTCCGGATTTACCGCGATGTGCGGTTTTCCAACGATAAGCGACCTTACAAAGATCATTTTGGCGCGTACTTAGCCCCTGGTGGTCGTAAATCTGTTTATCCCGGTTACTATTTTCATTTCAGTTCGGGTAATCAGTCATTTATAGGGGGAGGATTATGGATGCCACCCGCTCCTCATTTGAAAGCGGTGCGTCAGGAAATAGATTATAATTTTCAGGAGTTCTCCGAAATTGTGCATAGTCCGGAATTTACTAAAAGTTTTGGGCAGGAATTAGCCGGCGAAAAATTAAAATCCTCGCCAAAAGGCTACGATGCCACCAATCCGGCTTTAGATTACCTGAAGTATAAGAGTTGGGTAGCCACTCATTCCCTCACCGACGAACAGTTACTACAACCCGATTTATTAAAAAACTGCCTGGGAATAGCAAAAGCTTTAATGCCTTTAAAGGATTTTTTACTGCGCCCAATGCTGGAAATAAGCAGCGATTCAGAAAGAGGGTAA
- a CDS encoding anti-sigma factor produces the protein MDIQEYIASGVLELYATGLLPPAERLEVDRMSALYPQVQAELQAISDSLDSYAQLHAVEPPAHLKEKVLRAIITTAPIGNTVAEITPEPEGKQISFPVDSPLDESSAAPGYSWWAIAATVLLLVSAGFNFYFFTNWQRSENQYQLALASQNRYAQQVQQVNNKLQLTTEELQFLTHNKTQRVDLKGVQKSPSSSVLVYWNTKTKGVLLKVADLPVPPPKRQYQLWALENGKPIDAGMLDLSDSTAVQHMKTIANAQAFAITLEPEGGSQNPTLQEMYVMGQI, from the coding sequence TTGGATATTCAGGAATACATAGCATCTGGGGTTTTAGAATTATACGCTACCGGGCTTTTACCGCCCGCCGAAAGGTTAGAAGTAGATCGTATGTCAGCTCTTTACCCACAAGTACAAGCGGAGCTACAAGCAATATCTGATTCTTTAGATTCCTACGCGCAATTGCACGCCGTAGAACCACCCGCTCATTTAAAAGAAAAAGTTTTACGTGCTATTATTACAACTGCACCTATCGGGAACACTGTTGCCGAAATTACTCCTGAACCAGAAGGTAAGCAAATTTCCTTTCCAGTTGACTCGCCATTGGATGAATCTTCTGCGGCACCAGGGTATAGTTGGTGGGCCATTGCCGCCACCGTTTTACTTTTAGTTAGTGCTGGTTTTAATTTTTACTTTTTTACGAACTGGCAACGTTCCGAAAATCAGTACCAACTGGCTTTAGCTTCTCAGAACAGATATGCCCAGCAAGTTCAGCAAGTAAATAATAAACTACAATTAACCACCGAGGAGCTACAATTTTTAACGCATAACAAAACACAAAGAGTAGATTTAAAAGGAGTACAAAAATCTCCGTCTTCCTCGGTGTTGGTTTATTGGAATACCAAAACAAAAGGTGTTTTACTAAAAGTAGCAGATTTACCAGTACCTCCTCCTAAACGGCAGTATCAATTATGGGCGTTGGAAAACGGTAAACCCATTGATGCGGGTATGCTAGACCTTAGCGATTCAACGGCGGTTCAGCACATGAAAACCATTGCCAATGCCCAGGCTTTTGCCATTACCTTGGAACCAGAAGGAGGGAGCCAAAACCCAACTTTGCAGGAAATGTACGTAATGGGTCAGATTTAA
- a CDS encoding RNA polymerase sigma factor codes for MSPNQPIATSEEELVARLRVPEDAAVGQLYDMYSPALYGVILRIVKDTEVAEDVLQECFVKIWSSFSSYDASKGKLFTWLINIARNLAIDKIRSRQYRVGSKTQALEKSQIQYTADSSGFRPEHIGLKELTEKLNPDQKKVIDMMYFDGFTQSEVAEELEIPLGTVKTRARAAIKALGKFLK; via the coding sequence TTGTCACCAAATCAGCCAATAGCTACTTCAGAAGAAGAATTAGTTGCCCGATTACGGGTGCCGGAAGATGCCGCTGTTGGGCAGTTATACGATATGTATTCACCTGCCTTATATGGGGTTATTTTACGGATTGTAAAAGATACTGAAGTTGCCGAAGATGTGCTGCAGGAGTGTTTCGTAAAAATATGGTCTTCTTTTTCTTCGTACGATGCCAGCAAAGGTAAACTGTTTACTTGGTTAATTAATATTGCCAGAAATTTAGCAATTGATAAAATCCGATCCCGGCAGTATCGCGTAGGTTCTAAAACACAAGCTTTAGAAAAAAGTCAAATTCAATATACCGCTGATAGTAGTGGTTTTCGGCCAGAGCATATCGGTTTAAAAGAACTGACGGAGAAACTTAATCCCGATCAGAAGAAAGTGATTGATATGATGTATTTCGACGGGTTTACGCAAAGTGAGGTGGCCGAAGAATTAGAAATTCCGCTCGGCACGGTTAAAACCCGGGCAAGGGCCGCTATAAAAGCTTTAGGAAAATTTTTGAAATAA
- a CDS encoding NAD-dependent succinate-semialdehyde dehydrogenase: MAIQSLNPATNKVIKNFTPHSPDELENSLNRADLAFGSWRKTLFTERADLMRRAAQELKDNVNHYAEIITLEMGKPIRESKGEINKCALCCEFYAEHAETYLKDEDIHSDASVSYISYEPLGIILAVMPWNFPFWQVFRFAAPSLMAGNVGLLKHASNVPQCALAIEEVFRKAGFPEGVFTTALVESEAVETLIKDDRIKAVTLTGSEGAGASVAALAGSQIKKTVMELGGSDAFIVLADANLEETAEMAAKARMINTGQSCIAAKRFIIEEKIAPKFINRMKHYLQALKTGDTLDETTDYGPLARQDLAASVQKQVDESVAKGAKILLEGGRPDETSAYFHPMMLTDIQPGTPAHEEEIFGPVACIFVVKNAEEAIKVANESRYGLGASIWSCNVQEARKLARQIESGAVFINGIVQSHPALPFGGIKKSGYGRELSYVGIREFVNQKTVWVA, encoded by the coding sequence ATGGCCATACAATCTTTAAATCCGGCAACAAACAAAGTAATTAAAAACTTCACTCCTCATTCACCCGACGAATTAGAAAATTCACTAAATCGCGCTGATTTGGCTTTTGGAAGTTGGCGAAAAACCCTTTTTACCGAACGCGCCGACTTAATGCGGCGTGCCGCGCAGGAGCTTAAAGATAATGTAAACCATTACGCCGAAATTATTACCCTGGAAATGGGTAAACCCATCCGCGAATCAAAAGGTGAAATAAATAAATGTGCCCTTTGCTGCGAATTTTACGCGGAGCACGCCGAAACATATTTAAAGGACGAAGATATTCACTCTGATGCATCTGTAAGCTACATTTCCTACGAGCCACTGGGCATTATTCTGGCGGTAATGCCCTGGAATTTTCCTTTCTGGCAGGTTTTCCGGTTTGCGGCACCTAGTTTAATGGCGGGTAATGTGGGCTTGCTGAAACACGCATCTAATGTACCCCAATGCGCTTTGGCCATTGAAGAAGTTTTTAGAAAAGCTGGTTTTCCGGAGGGAGTATTCACCACGGCCTTAGTTGAGTCGGAGGCAGTAGAAACTTTAATAAAAGATGACCGCATTAAAGCTGTAACGCTTACGGGCAGCGAAGGTGCCGGGGCTAGTGTAGCAGCTTTGGCTGGTAGCCAAATTAAAAAAACAGTAATGGAGCTAGGAGGCAGCGATGCTTTTATTGTACTAGCCGATGCTAACCTGGAAGAAACGGCTGAAATGGCAGCCAAAGCCCGCATGATTAATACGGGTCAAAGTTGCATTGCAGCCAAACGGTTTATTATCGAAGAAAAAATTGCTCCTAAATTTATTAACCGCATGAAACATTACTTGCAGGCACTTAAAACCGGTGATACTTTAGACGAAACCACGGATTACGGCCCTCTGGCCCGGCAAGACCTGGCGGCTTCGGTGCAAAAGCAAGTAGATGAATCGGTGGCAAAAGGGGCAAAAATCCTTCTGGAAGGTGGTCGACCCGATGAAACAAGCGCCTATTTTCACCCGATGATGTTAACGGATATTCAACCGGGAACGCCCGCTCACGAGGAAGAAATATTTGGACCCGTAGCCTGTATTTTCGTAGTAAAAAATGCTGAAGAAGCTATTAAAGTAGCAAATGAAAGTCGCTATGGTTTAGGAGCTTCTATCTGGTCGTGCAATGTGCAGGAAGCCCGGAAACTAGCCCGCCAAATAGAATCAGGGGCAGTATTTATTAACGGAATAGTCCAGTCACATCCGGCTCTACCCTTTGGGGGTATTAAAAAATCCGGCTATGGCCGCGAATTGTCGTATGTAGGCATCCGGGAGTTTGTGAACCAGAAAACCGTTTGGGTAGCCTAG
- a CDS encoding T9SS type A sorting domain-containing protein, with translation MNLIRPSSSNHNLKVRAVGVLLFLLSFIPRISSYAQTNPVLFRDDFNRSELGDNWSIANGWSIRSGYAYNSIDGSGGTLSTAEKFSAPSFILETTSKGYTVNYQREFRIVFGQNSQDVDSAFAYVVSYTPYAGGQLTLSRAEGNFYYTQSLDEVSIYPDLETSRWYKFKIARYKSGLIQVYLDRGRGYPSIPTLEAIDTTYPQLGHFGWQIDTQTAAEDFFVDWIEARQPDVEKPAEREKPAQDDLVTQVSAASNRSYSVAKLNPGEKSYSDQLFSITSIPEYLKGASFIQSSSADKQDTSRTFLTMFLKKPVVLYVAYDPKATRLPAWLSDWTKTGDIIETDDPANSYLNVYSKLVEFPYIYPDPFLLGGNLTPPAAGAQSNYLVIAVEKPAIAKYEAEFATIKGGQVDINHLGYSGTGFVNYINPNDDYVEWTVKIQTPGLYNVGLNYSNGREANRALHFSVDGVGFATHAFTTTYSWDTWSFYGGNNIFLSQGTHTIRASAIGQSGPNVDYLSLSYVSAAKEISRGRSAIAGLSNNNTENSNMAIKKHYAYPNPFANSTTITYTLSEDVPVHLAVYSLQGQQLKVLVNEKQKAGTHEVHFDGASLAKGVYLYRLQTGKQNTFSKIVKQ, from the coding sequence ATGAACCTAATTAGACCCTCATCCTCTAATCATAATCTTAAAGTAAGAGCAGTAGGGGTACTTCTTTTTTTATTATCTTTTATTCCACGTATTAGCTCTTATGCTCAAACAAATCCGGTACTATTCAGAGACGATTTTAACCGTTCCGAATTAGGAGATAATTGGAGTATAGCCAATGGCTGGTCTATCCGGTCGGGCTATGCGTATAATTCAATTGATGGTAGCGGGGGTACTTTATCTACAGCAGAAAAGTTTTCGGCTCCTTCTTTTATATTAGAAACCACGAGCAAAGGATATACCGTAAATTACCAGCGCGAATTCCGGATTGTTTTCGGCCAGAATAGCCAGGATGTAGATAGTGCTTTCGCTTACGTTGTAAGTTATACTCCTTATGCAGGCGGGCAATTAACTTTATCCCGCGCCGAAGGTAACTTTTATTATACCCAATCCTTAGATGAAGTAAGTATTTACCCTGATCTGGAAACATCCCGGTGGTATAAATTTAAAATTGCCCGCTACAAAAGTGGCCTTATTCAGGTATATTTAGATAGAGGCAGAGGTTATCCCAGTATTCCTACCTTAGAGGCTATTGATACTACTTATCCGCAATTGGGCCATTTTGGCTGGCAAATAGATACCCAAACCGCCGCCGAAGATTTTTTTGTTGATTGGATTGAAGCCCGCCAACCGGATGTAGAAAAACCAGCTGAAAGAGAAAAACCCGCTCAGGATGATTTAGTAACGCAGGTCTCGGCAGCCAGTAACCGTTCGTATTCGGTAGCTAAGTTAAACCCAGGTGAAAAATCGTATTCCGATCAGTTATTTTCAATTACTTCAATTCCAGAATACTTAAAAGGGGCTTCTTTTATTCAGTCGTCGAGTGCCGATAAGCAAGATACCAGCCGTACTTTTTTAACTATGTTTTTGAAAAAACCGGTAGTACTATACGTTGCCTACGATCCTAAAGCTACCCGATTGCCAGCCTGGTTGAGCGATTGGACAAAAACCGGTGATATTATAGAAACTGATGATCCGGCAAACAGCTATCTGAATGTGTACAGTAAATTAGTAGAGTTCCCGTATATCTATCCGGATCCTTTTTTGTTAGGGGGTAACCTCACTCCACCCGCCGCGGGGGCGCAATCGAATTACTTGGTGATAGCGGTAGAAAAACCAGCCATTGCGAAATACGAAGCCGAATTTGCTACCATAAAAGGAGGGCAAGTTGACATTAATCATTTAGGATATAGCGGTACCGGTTTTGTGAACTATATCAACCCAAACGATGATTACGTTGAATGGACTGTTAAAATACAAACCCCGGGATTATACAATGTGGGTTTAAATTATTCGAATGGCCGGGAAGCTAACCGGGCATTGCATTTTTCAGTGGATGGTGTCGGATTTGCCACCCATGCCTTTACTACTACTTATAGCTGGGATACCTGGTCTTTTTACGGGGGAAATAATATTTTTCTGTCGCAGGGTACCCATACTATCCGGGCTTCGGCCATTGGTCAAAGTGGGCCTAACGTCGATTATTTATCTCTTTCTTATGTATCGGCAGCCAAGGAAATTTCCCGCGGAAGATCAGCAATTGCCGGGCTTTCTAACAATAATACGGAAAATAGTAACATGGCTATTAAAAAGCATTATGCTTATCCGAATCCTTTTGCGAACAGCACTACCATTACGTACACTTTAAGCGAAGATGTACCCGTACATTTGGCGGTTTATTCTTTACAAGGGCAGCAATTGAAAGTTCTGGTAAATGAAAAACAAAAAGCCGGTACGCACGAAGTTCATTTCGATGGTGCCTCTTTGGCCAAAGGTGTGTATCTGTACCGCCTACAAACGGGCAAACAAAATACTTTTAGTAAAATAGTGAAACAATAA
- a CDS encoding YdcF family protein, with translation MFFILSKILYYVALPVVWLVVLLLFALFTKRGRYRRLAVRLAAIVVLFFTNPFIINEAFLLWELPPKRLTEIPVSDAGILLTGITSLEKSPHDRVYIERGADRVLHTLWLYKTKKIKKIIISGGTGSIKTIYTTEAAELKKILLLAGVPATDILLEDKSQNTRENALFTSRLLQQRPDIHSLILITSAFHMRRAEGCFKEAGVNAISFPADFYSKDRSFFPNSLIIPSAEAFANWHLLIHELLGFITYTILGYC, from the coding sequence ATGTTTTTTATACTTTCTAAAATTTTATACTACGTAGCTTTACCCGTAGTTTGGCTGGTAGTACTTTTATTATTTGCTTTATTTACCAAACGGGGCCGTTACCGGCGTTTAGCTGTAAGATTGGCGGCTATTGTGGTGCTTTTTTTTACGAATCCATTTATAATTAACGAAGCTTTCCTGCTCTGGGAATTGCCGCCAAAACGCCTGACCGAAATACCCGTTTCGGATGCGGGTATTTTACTAACCGGAATTACTTCGTTAGAGAAATCGCCACATGACCGGGTATACATAGAGCGCGGAGCCGACCGGGTTTTGCATACCTTATGGCTATACAAAACAAAAAAAATAAAAAAAATAATTATTTCCGGTGGTACCGGCAGTATTAAGACGATTTATACCACGGAAGCCGCCGAATTAAAGAAGATTTTACTTTTAGCCGGCGTACCGGCAACAGATATTCTGCTGGAAGATAAAAGCCAGAATACCCGCGAAAACGCCCTTTTTACCTCACGTTTACTCCAACAAAGGCCGGATATCCATTCCTTAATTTTAATTACCTCTGCCTTTCACATGCGGCGGGCCGAAGGTTGTTTTAAAGAAGCCGGCGTAAATGCCATAAGTTTTCCGGCTGACTTTTATTCTAAAGATCGCAGTTTCTTCCCAAATAGTTTAATTATTCCTTCCGCCGAAGCCTTTGCCAACTGGCACCTCCTCATTCACGAATTATTAGGTTTTATTACTTATACTATTTTAGGATATTGCTAA
- a CDS encoding DUF885 domain-containing protein — protein sequence MVFRGTRLLFIFSIFFLFLSCDRQKVKESGEVTTPEQQFTEVKAALLEKIWRLNPEWATSVGYHKYDSELVIPTPERLENEVASYRSMLNDLHKINRTNLSLNNQTDYQMLEDFFNGRIWYATVLKPAEWNPADYNIGGGVAEILNGRYDSLTNRLRSISLKIEHVVPYYEAAKNNIKKPTLEHTQLAILQNKGALTVFDELADSIKVARLKPFEKDFLQSRIATAKTEINSYISFLQNDILPTVRKGQGRSFRIGKELFSQKFKYDIQSGYSAEQVYQKALQHKDYLHREMLALTQKLWPVYFPDEPLTPGLPGVKQLLGKLAEQYVRRDSFLIAIKTQIPQLVAFVNAKKLLTQDPTKPLVVRPTPEYMRGIAGASISAPGPYDKSANTYYNVTPLTHYNAAEAESYLREYNKYQLQILNIHEAIPGHYTQLIYANKSPSIIKAVLGNGAMVEGWAVYSERMMLEQGYGNNAPEMWLTWYKWNMRVTLNAIIDYSIHVLGMTEKEALALLVNEGFQEEAEAREKWKRATLSQVQLSSYFTGYTEIYDLREEMKKKQGKDFNLKKFHEQFLSYGSSPVRFIRTLMLKNEN from the coding sequence ATGGTATTCAGAGGTACGCGCCTTTTATTTATATTTAGTATATTCTTTTTGTTCCTATCCTGCGACCGGCAAAAAGTTAAAGAATCGGGGGAGGTTACTACTCCAGAGCAACAATTCACCGAGGTAAAAGCAGCTTTGCTGGAGAAAATCTGGCGCCTAAACCCGGAATGGGCCACATCGGTGGGATACCACAAATACGACAGCGAACTGGTAATTCCTACTCCTGAACGCCTGGAAAATGAAGTAGCTTCTTATCGGTCCATGCTCAACGATTTGCATAAAATTAACCGCACCAACTTATCGTTGAATAATCAAACCGATTACCAAATGCTCGAGGATTTTTTTAATGGCCGCATTTGGTACGCTACCGTTCTAAAACCAGCCGAATGGAACCCGGCCGATTATAATATAGGGGGAGGAGTGGCCGAAATTTTAAATGGCCGGTACGATAGTTTAACTAACCGGCTGCGGAGTATTTCATTAAAAATAGAACACGTAGTACCCTATTACGAAGCAGCTAAAAATAATATTAAAAAGCCTACGCTGGAGCATACGCAATTAGCCATTTTGCAAAACAAAGGCGCTTTAACCGTGTTCGATGAACTGGCTGATTCAATAAAAGTTGCCCGATTAAAACCTTTCGAAAAAGACTTTCTACAATCGCGGATTGCCACTGCCAAAACCGAAATTAACAGCTATATCAGCTTTCTGCAAAATGATATTCTACCAACCGTCCGGAAAGGTCAGGGACGAAGTTTTAGAATCGGAAAAGAACTTTTTTCGCAAAAATTCAAGTATGACATTCAATCGGGCTATTCCGCTGAACAGGTTTATCAAAAAGCTTTGCAACATAAAGATTACCTGCACCGCGAAATGCTGGCTCTTACGCAAAAATTATGGCCCGTTTATTTTCCGGATGAACCGTTAACGCCGGGTTTACCGGGCGTTAAACAATTATTAGGTAAACTGGCCGAACAATACGTGCGCCGCGATTCTTTTTTAATCGCCATTAAAACGCAAATTCCGCAACTGGTTGCCTTTGTAAACGCTAAAAAATTATTAACCCAGGATCCAACCAAGCCCTTAGTAGTGCGCCCTACCCCGGAATACATGCGCGGAATAGCCGGAGCTTCTATTTCGGCTCCCGGACCTTACGATAAAAGTGCCAATACCTACTACAATGTAACCCCTTTAACGCATTACAATGCCGCCGAAGCAGAGAGTTATTTACGCGAATACAATAAATATCAATTACAGATTTTAAATATTCACGAAGCCATTCCGGGACATTACACTCAACTTATTTACGCCAATAAATCGCCTTCTATTATAAAAGCAGTTTTAGGTAATGGTGCCATGGTAGAAGGTTGGGCCGTTTACTCGGAGCGCATGATGCTGGAACAAGGCTACGGCAATAATGCGCCGGAAATGTGGCTTACCTGGTACAAATGGAACATGCGCGTGACCCTGAATGCGATTATCGATTACAGCATCCACGTTTTAGGAATGACGGAAAAAGAAGCTTTAGCCTTACTTGTGAACGAAGGTTTTCAGGAAGAAGCGGAAGCGCGTGAAAAATGGAAACGGGCAACTCTTTCGCAAGTTCAATTATCCAGCTACTTTACCGGTTACACCGAGATTTATGACTTACGGGAAGAAATGAAGAAAAAGCAAGGCAAAGATTTTAATTTAAAGAAGTTTCACGAACAATTTTTAAGTTACGGAAGCTCTCCGGTACGCTTCATCCGGACTTTAATGCTTAAAAATGAGAATTAA
- a CDS encoding DUF2905 domain-containing protein — translation MQPLGKYLVFLGLIIVGLGLLLWLAGNKLSWFGHLPGDIRIEKPNFKFYAPLTSMILVSILLSLVMWLIRRFF, via the coding sequence ATGCAGCCATTGGGTAAATACCTGGTTTTCCTGGGTTTAATAATTGTTGGCTTAGGACTGCTGTTGTGGCTGGCGGGCAATAAACTTAGTTGGTTCGGCCATTTGCCGGGCGATATCCGGATTGAAAAGCCTAATTTTAAATTTTACGCACCACTCACCAGTATGATTTTAGTAAGTATTTTGCTGAGTTTAGTAATGTGGCTTATCCGGCGGTTCTTTTAG